A single genomic interval of Carassius carassius chromosome 24, fCarCar2.1, whole genome shotgun sequence harbors:
- the LOC132102936 gene encoding POU domain, class 2, transcription factor 2-like isoform X6 has product MTKNGPVASMDYSHMWLPGMCLEYQGGCQVGLFRGLLMDSLEMQGRLRSSGQEDIRMLKPVEVENPAADSPMESTDSERNGSDSNNQVQPLKINPFSLSPTLSSSPKTKVEDCGEMSPAAIQTTHAQTALPHTQLMLTGGQLAGDIQQLLQLQQLVLVQGHTLPSPAQFLLPQTQQGQQGLLSTPNLIPLPQQNQGSLLAAPPRLSLQAQREKVADSIVNTVTSHPEEPSDLEELEQFARTFKQRRIKLGFTQGDVGLAMGKLYGNDFSQTTISRFEALNLSFKNMCKLKPLLEKWLTDAETMSMDSTLPSPSALSSPSLGFDGLPGRRRKKRTSIETNIRVALEHSFITNQKPTSEEILLIAEKLSMEKEVIRVWFCNRRQKEKRINPSSATPPLPSQPQPTSHKPPCYSPHMMPSQGPSQTVSSLGTAVTTMSSVCPLTPSGPSLSSAPSPVTPPPRSDASPAPPTHSTLSLNTGSWHKKNGDVSNYINDFAASLRNTVRGVKTGINQALLGSNPLATIQALAASGGQLPISSLEGSSKVLIGGSGGQGAGLPSSLFLNHSSLLPRATGTGMGLGGSALAKTSFPVTGGMSPSPCSSPISSCSSGELLHSPHSIGGAKIE; this is encoded by the exons ATGACAAAGAACGGTCCTGTTGCATCCATGGATTACTCTCATATGTGGTTGCCAGGTATGTGTCTGGAGTATCAGGGAGGTTGCCAGGTTGGTCTCTTCAGAGGTTTATTGATGGATTCATTAGAAATGCAGGGACGTCTGAGGTCATCAGGCCAAGAAG ATATCAGAATGTTAAAGCCAGTAGAGGTTGAGAATCCAGCGGCAGACTCTCCGATGGAGAGCACTG ACTCCGAAAGAAACGGCTCAGATTCAAATAATCAG GTTCAGCCGCTGAAAATCAACCCTTTCTCACTTTCTCCCACACTGAGCAGCAGCCCCAAG ACTAAGGTGGAGGATTGTGGTGAGATGTCTCCTGCTGCTATACAAACTACACATGCTCAGACGGCCCTTCCCCACACACAGCTGATGCTAACGGGTGGTCAGCTCGCAGGG gACATTCAGCAGTTGCTGCAGCTGCAGCAGTTAGTCCTCGTTCAGGGACACACTCTGCCTTCACCCGCACAGTTTCTTTTACCACAAACACAGCAAGGGCAGCAAG GGCTGCTATCAACGCCAAATCTAATTCCACTACCTCAGCAAAACCAAGGAAGCCTGCTGGCCGCTCCACCCAGACTTAGTCTTCAAGCACAG AGAGAGAAGGTTGCAGACAGCATCGTGAACACAGTGACCTCTCATCCTGAGGAGCCCAGTGATCTGGAGGAACTGGAGCAATTTGCCCGCACATTCAAACAGAGAAGGATCAAACTGGGCttcacacag GGTGATGTTGGATTGGCCATGGGGAAGCTCTATGGGAATGATTTCAGTCAGACCACGATCTCTCGCTTCGAGGCACTTAATCTCAGCTTCAAGAACATGTGCAAACTCAAACCTCTGTTGGAGAAGTGGCTGACTGACGCAG AAACAATGTCGATGGACAGCACCTTGCCAAGTCCCAGTGCTCTTTCCTCTCCTTCCCTGGGGTTTGACGGCCTGCCTGGCCGCCGTAGGAAGAAACGCACCAGCATTGAGACCAACATCCGTGTCGCTCTGGAACACAGCTTCATCACG AACCAGAAGCCTACCTCAGAGGAGATCCTACTGATCGCCGAGAAGCTCAGTATGGAGAAGGAGGTGATCCGTGTCTGGTTCTGCAATCGCCGACAGAAAGAGAAACGTATTAACCCCTCCAGTGCCACCCCTCCCTTGCCCAGCCAACCCCAGCCCACCTCGCACAAACCCCCCTGCTACAGCCCGCACATG ATGCCCAGTCAGGGACCATCACAGACAGTGAGCAGTCTCGGTACAGCAG TGACCACTATGTCATCGGTTTGCCCTTTGACCCCAAGTGGCCCCTCCTTAAGCTCTGCACCATCTCCTGTAACCCCGCCTCCTCGCAGTGATGCCAGCCCCGCCCCTCCAACTCACAGTACACTAAGTCTGAACACAGG TTCATGGCATAAAAAGAATGGTGACGTTTCTAACTACATCAATGACTTTGCTGCAAGTTTGAG GAATACGGTGAGGGGAGTTAAAACAGGAATCAACCAAGCTCTTCTTGGCAGCAACCCACTTGCTACTATACAAG CCCTAGCAGCCAGTGGTGGCCAGCTGCCCATTTCCAGTCTTGAGGGCAGCAGCAAGGTGTTAATTGGTGGTTCTGGAGGCCAAGGAGCAGGTCTTCCCTCTTCCCTCTTTCTCAACCACTCCTCTTTGTTGCCAAGGGCAACAGGCACCGGCATGGGATTGGGCGGTTCAGCTCTTGCCAAAACCTCATTTCCTGTCACAGGCGGCATGAGTCCCTCCCCTTGCTCGAGCCCCATCTCTTCCTGCTCTTCCGGCGAATTGCTACACAGCCCACACTCGATAGGAGGGGCTAAAATCGAGTGA
- the LOC132102936 gene encoding POU domain, class 2, transcription factor 2-like isoform X8 produces the protein MTKNGPVASMDYSHMWLPGMCLEYQGGCQVGLFRGLLMDSLEMQGRLRSSGQEDIRMLKPVEVENPAADSPMESTDSERNGSDSNNQVQPLKINPFSLSPTLSSSPKTKVEDCGEMSPAAIQTTHAQTALPHTQLMLTGGQLAGLTALLPAQQQLLLQQAQLLAAAVQQSHAAHVANRQQAQQQASQHAAQPQSQGQSQSTQEQTAAPVPPPPHQLSLSQPIQLTAQDIQQLLQLQQLVLVQGHTLPSPAQFLLPQTQQGQQGLLSTPNLIPLPQQNQGSLLAAPPRLSLQAQREKVADSIVNTVTSHPEEPSDLEELEQFARTFKQRRIKLGFTQGDVGLAMGKLYGNDFSQTTISRFEALNLSFKNMCKLKPLLEKWLTDAVEANILQNIFCYIPQKKESHTETMSMDSTLPSPSALSSPSLGFDGLPGRRRKKRTSIETNIRVALEHSFITNQKPTSEEILLIAEKLSMEKEVIRVWFCNRRQKEKRINPSSATPPLPSQPQPTSHKPPCYSPHMMPSQGPSQTVSSLGTAVTTMSSVCPLTPSGPSLSSAPSPVTPPPRSDASPAPPTHSTLSLNTGPSSQWWPAAHFQS, from the exons ATGACAAAGAACGGTCCTGTTGCATCCATGGATTACTCTCATATGTGGTTGCCAGGTATGTGTCTGGAGTATCAGGGAGGTTGCCAGGTTGGTCTCTTCAGAGGTTTATTGATGGATTCATTAGAAATGCAGGGACGTCTGAGGTCATCAGGCCAAGAAG ATATCAGAATGTTAAAGCCAGTAGAGGTTGAGAATCCAGCGGCAGACTCTCCGATGGAGAGCACTG ACTCCGAAAGAAACGGCTCAGATTCAAATAATCAG GTTCAGCCGCTGAAAATCAACCCTTTCTCACTTTCTCCCACACTGAGCAGCAGCCCCAAG ACTAAGGTGGAGGATTGTGGTGAGATGTCTCCTGCTGCTATACAAACTACACATGCTCAGACGGCCCTTCCCCACACACAGCTGATGCTAACGGGTGGTCAGCTCGCAGGG ttGACTGCACTTTTGCCAGCACAGCAACAGCTGCTTTTACAGCAGGCGCAGCTCCTCGCTGCAGCTGTGCAGCAGTCGCATGCGGCCCACGTGGCCAATCGACAGCAAGCCCAGCAGCAGGCCAGTCAGCACGCAGCTCAGCCGCAATCGCAGGGCCAATCGCAGAGCACACAGGAACAAACCGCCGCCCCTGTCCCGCCTCCTCCTCACCAGCTTTCCCTTTCTCAGCCAATCCAGCTCACTGCGCAG gACATTCAGCAGTTGCTGCAGCTGCAGCAGTTAGTCCTCGTTCAGGGACACACTCTGCCTTCACCCGCACAGTTTCTTTTACCACAAACACAGCAAGGGCAGCAAG GGCTGCTATCAACGCCAAATCTAATTCCACTACCTCAGCAAAACCAAGGAAGCCTGCTGGCCGCTCCACCCAGACTTAGTCTTCAAGCACAG AGAGAGAAGGTTGCAGACAGCATCGTGAACACAGTGACCTCTCATCCTGAGGAGCCCAGTGATCTGGAGGAACTGGAGCAATTTGCCCGCACATTCAAACAGAGAAGGATCAAACTGGGCttcacacag GGTGATGTTGGATTGGCCATGGGGAAGCTCTATGGGAATGATTTCAGTCAGACCACGATCTCTCGCTTCGAGGCACTTAATCTCAGCTTCAAGAACATGTGCAAACTCAAACCTCTGTTGGAGAAGTGGCTGACTGACGCAG TGGaagccaacattcttcaaaatatcttctgttatattccacagaagaaagaaagtcatacag AAACAATGTCGATGGACAGCACCTTGCCAAGTCCCAGTGCTCTTTCCTCTCCTTCCCTGGGGTTTGACGGCCTGCCTGGCCGCCGTAGGAAGAAACGCACCAGCATTGAGACCAACATCCGTGTCGCTCTGGAACACAGCTTCATCACG AACCAGAAGCCTACCTCAGAGGAGATCCTACTGATCGCCGAGAAGCTCAGTATGGAGAAGGAGGTGATCCGTGTCTGGTTCTGCAATCGCCGACAGAAAGAGAAACGTATTAACCCCTCCAGTGCCACCCCTCCCTTGCCCAGCCAACCCCAGCCCACCTCGCACAAACCCCCCTGCTACAGCCCGCACATG ATGCCCAGTCAGGGACCATCACAGACAGTGAGCAGTCTCGGTACAGCAG TGACCACTATGTCATCGGTTTGCCCTTTGACCCCAAGTGGCCCCTCCTTAAGCTCTGCACCATCTCCTGTAACCCCGCCTCCTCGCAGTGATGCCAGCCCCGCCCCTCCAACTCACAGTACACTAAGTCTGAACACAGG CCCTAGCAGCCAGTGGTGGCCAGCTGCCCATTTCCAGTCTTGA
- the LOC132102936 gene encoding POU domain, class 2, transcription factor 2-like isoform X1 — protein sequence MTKNGPVASMDYSHMWLPGMCLEYQGGCQVGLFRGLLMDSLEMQGRLRSSGQEDIRMLKPVEVENPAADSPMESTDSERNGSDSNNQVQPLKINPFSLSPTLSSSPKTKVEDCGEMSPAAIQTTHAQTALPHTQLMLTGGQLAGLTALLPAQQQLLLQQAQLLAAAVQQSHAAHVANRQQAQQQASQHAAQPQSQGQSQSTQEQTAAPVPPPPHQLSLSQPIQLTAQDIQQLLQLQQLVLVQGHTLPSPAQFLLPQTQQGQQGLLSTPNLIPLPQQNQGSLLAAPPRLSLQAQREKVADSIVNTVTSHPEEPSDLEELEQFARTFKQRRIKLGFTQGDVGLAMGKLYGNDFSQTTISRFEALNLSFKNMCKLKPLLEKWLTDAVEANILQNIFCYIPQKKESHTETMSMDSTLPSPSALSSPSLGFDGLPGRRRKKRTSIETNIRVALEHSFITNQKPTSEEILLIAEKLSMEKEVIRVWFCNRRQKEKRINPSSATPPLPSQPQPTSHKPPCYSPHMMPSQGPSQTVSSLGTAVTTMSSVCPLTPSGPSLSSAPSPVTPPPRSDASPAPPTHSTLSLNTGSWHKKNGDVSNYINDFAASLRNTVRGVKTGINQALLGSNPLATIQALAASGGQLPISSLEGSSKVLIGGSGGQGAGLPSSLFLNHSSLLPRATGTGMGLGGSALAKTSFPVTGGMSPSPCSSPISSCSSGELLHSPHSIGGAKIE from the exons ATGACAAAGAACGGTCCTGTTGCATCCATGGATTACTCTCATATGTGGTTGCCAGGTATGTGTCTGGAGTATCAGGGAGGTTGCCAGGTTGGTCTCTTCAGAGGTTTATTGATGGATTCATTAGAAATGCAGGGACGTCTGAGGTCATCAGGCCAAGAAG ATATCAGAATGTTAAAGCCAGTAGAGGTTGAGAATCCAGCGGCAGACTCTCCGATGGAGAGCACTG ACTCCGAAAGAAACGGCTCAGATTCAAATAATCAG GTTCAGCCGCTGAAAATCAACCCTTTCTCACTTTCTCCCACACTGAGCAGCAGCCCCAAG ACTAAGGTGGAGGATTGTGGTGAGATGTCTCCTGCTGCTATACAAACTACACATGCTCAGACGGCCCTTCCCCACACACAGCTGATGCTAACGGGTGGTCAGCTCGCAGGG ttGACTGCACTTTTGCCAGCACAGCAACAGCTGCTTTTACAGCAGGCGCAGCTCCTCGCTGCAGCTGTGCAGCAGTCGCATGCGGCCCACGTGGCCAATCGACAGCAAGCCCAGCAGCAGGCCAGTCAGCACGCAGCTCAGCCGCAATCGCAGGGCCAATCGCAGAGCACACAGGAACAAACCGCCGCCCCTGTCCCGCCTCCTCCTCACCAGCTTTCCCTTTCTCAGCCAATCCAGCTCACTGCGCAG gACATTCAGCAGTTGCTGCAGCTGCAGCAGTTAGTCCTCGTTCAGGGACACACTCTGCCTTCACCCGCACAGTTTCTTTTACCACAAACACAGCAAGGGCAGCAAG GGCTGCTATCAACGCCAAATCTAATTCCACTACCTCAGCAAAACCAAGGAAGCCTGCTGGCCGCTCCACCCAGACTTAGTCTTCAAGCACAG AGAGAGAAGGTTGCAGACAGCATCGTGAACACAGTGACCTCTCATCCTGAGGAGCCCAGTGATCTGGAGGAACTGGAGCAATTTGCCCGCACATTCAAACAGAGAAGGATCAAACTGGGCttcacacag GGTGATGTTGGATTGGCCATGGGGAAGCTCTATGGGAATGATTTCAGTCAGACCACGATCTCTCGCTTCGAGGCACTTAATCTCAGCTTCAAGAACATGTGCAAACTCAAACCTCTGTTGGAGAAGTGGCTGACTGACGCAG TGGaagccaacattcttcaaaatatcttctgttatattccacagaagaaagaaagtcatacag AAACAATGTCGATGGACAGCACCTTGCCAAGTCCCAGTGCTCTTTCCTCTCCTTCCCTGGGGTTTGACGGCCTGCCTGGCCGCCGTAGGAAGAAACGCACCAGCATTGAGACCAACATCCGTGTCGCTCTGGAACACAGCTTCATCACG AACCAGAAGCCTACCTCAGAGGAGATCCTACTGATCGCCGAGAAGCTCAGTATGGAGAAGGAGGTGATCCGTGTCTGGTTCTGCAATCGCCGACAGAAAGAGAAACGTATTAACCCCTCCAGTGCCACCCCTCCCTTGCCCAGCCAACCCCAGCCCACCTCGCACAAACCCCCCTGCTACAGCCCGCACATG ATGCCCAGTCAGGGACCATCACAGACAGTGAGCAGTCTCGGTACAGCAG TGACCACTATGTCATCGGTTTGCCCTTTGACCCCAAGTGGCCCCTCCTTAAGCTCTGCACCATCTCCTGTAACCCCGCCTCCTCGCAGTGATGCCAGCCCCGCCCCTCCAACTCACAGTACACTAAGTCTGAACACAGG TTCATGGCATAAAAAGAATGGTGACGTTTCTAACTACATCAATGACTTTGCTGCAAGTTTGAG GAATACGGTGAGGGGAGTTAAAACAGGAATCAACCAAGCTCTTCTTGGCAGCAACCCACTTGCTACTATACAAG CCCTAGCAGCCAGTGGTGGCCAGCTGCCCATTTCCAGTCTTGAGGGCAGCAGCAAGGTGTTAATTGGTGGTTCTGGAGGCCAAGGAGCAGGTCTTCCCTCTTCCCTCTTTCTCAACCACTCCTCTTTGTTGCCAAGGGCAACAGGCACCGGCATGGGATTGGGCGGTTCAGCTCTTGCCAAAACCTCATTTCCTGTCACAGGCGGCATGAGTCCCTCCCCTTGCTCGAGCCCCATCTCTTCCTGCTCTTCCGGCGAATTGCTACACAGCCCACACTCGATAGGAGGGGCTAAAATCGAGTGA
- the LOC132102936 gene encoding POU domain, class 2, transcription factor 2-like isoform X3 — protein MTKNGPVASMDYSHMWLPGMCLEYQGGCQVGLFRGLLMDSLEMQGRLRSSGQEDIRMLKPVEVENPAADSPMESTDSERNGSDSNNQVQPLKINPFSLSPTLSSSPKTKVEDCGEMSPAAIQTTHAQTALPHTQLMLTGGQLAGLTALLPAQQQLLLQQAQLLAAAVQQSHAAHVANRQQAQQQASQHAAQPQSQGQSQSTQEQTAAPVPPPPHQLSLSQPIQLTAQDIQQLLQLQQLVLVQGHTLPSPAQFLLPQTQQGQQGLLSTPNLIPLPQQNQGSLLAAPPRLSLQAQREKVADSIVNTVTSHPEEPSDLEELEQFARTFKQRRIKLGFTQGDVGLAMGKLYGNDFSQTTISRFEALNLSFKNMCKLKPLLEKWLTDAETMSMDSTLPSPSALSSPSLGFDGLPGRRRKKRTSIETNIRVALEHSFITNQKPTSEEILLIAEKLSMEKEVIRVWFCNRRQKEKRINPSSATPPLPSQPQPTSHKPPCYSPHMMPSQGPSQTVSSLGTAVTTMSSVCPLTPSGPSLSSAPSPVTPPPRSDASPAPPTHSTLSLNTGSWHKKNGDVSNYINDFAASLRNTVRGVKTGINQALLGSNPLATIQALAASGGQLPISSLEGSSKVLIGGSGGQGAGLPSSLFLNHSSLLPRATGTGMGLGGSALAKTSFPVTGGMSPSPCSSPISSCSSGELLHSPHSIGGAKIE, from the exons ATGACAAAGAACGGTCCTGTTGCATCCATGGATTACTCTCATATGTGGTTGCCAGGTATGTGTCTGGAGTATCAGGGAGGTTGCCAGGTTGGTCTCTTCAGAGGTTTATTGATGGATTCATTAGAAATGCAGGGACGTCTGAGGTCATCAGGCCAAGAAG ATATCAGAATGTTAAAGCCAGTAGAGGTTGAGAATCCAGCGGCAGACTCTCCGATGGAGAGCACTG ACTCCGAAAGAAACGGCTCAGATTCAAATAATCAG GTTCAGCCGCTGAAAATCAACCCTTTCTCACTTTCTCCCACACTGAGCAGCAGCCCCAAG ACTAAGGTGGAGGATTGTGGTGAGATGTCTCCTGCTGCTATACAAACTACACATGCTCAGACGGCCCTTCCCCACACACAGCTGATGCTAACGGGTGGTCAGCTCGCAGGG ttGACTGCACTTTTGCCAGCACAGCAACAGCTGCTTTTACAGCAGGCGCAGCTCCTCGCTGCAGCTGTGCAGCAGTCGCATGCGGCCCACGTGGCCAATCGACAGCAAGCCCAGCAGCAGGCCAGTCAGCACGCAGCTCAGCCGCAATCGCAGGGCCAATCGCAGAGCACACAGGAACAAACCGCCGCCCCTGTCCCGCCTCCTCCTCACCAGCTTTCCCTTTCTCAGCCAATCCAGCTCACTGCGCAG gACATTCAGCAGTTGCTGCAGCTGCAGCAGTTAGTCCTCGTTCAGGGACACACTCTGCCTTCACCCGCACAGTTTCTTTTACCACAAACACAGCAAGGGCAGCAAG GGCTGCTATCAACGCCAAATCTAATTCCACTACCTCAGCAAAACCAAGGAAGCCTGCTGGCCGCTCCACCCAGACTTAGTCTTCAAGCACAG AGAGAGAAGGTTGCAGACAGCATCGTGAACACAGTGACCTCTCATCCTGAGGAGCCCAGTGATCTGGAGGAACTGGAGCAATTTGCCCGCACATTCAAACAGAGAAGGATCAAACTGGGCttcacacag GGTGATGTTGGATTGGCCATGGGGAAGCTCTATGGGAATGATTTCAGTCAGACCACGATCTCTCGCTTCGAGGCACTTAATCTCAGCTTCAAGAACATGTGCAAACTCAAACCTCTGTTGGAGAAGTGGCTGACTGACGCAG AAACAATGTCGATGGACAGCACCTTGCCAAGTCCCAGTGCTCTTTCCTCTCCTTCCCTGGGGTTTGACGGCCTGCCTGGCCGCCGTAGGAAGAAACGCACCAGCATTGAGACCAACATCCGTGTCGCTCTGGAACACAGCTTCATCACG AACCAGAAGCCTACCTCAGAGGAGATCCTACTGATCGCCGAGAAGCTCAGTATGGAGAAGGAGGTGATCCGTGTCTGGTTCTGCAATCGCCGACAGAAAGAGAAACGTATTAACCCCTCCAGTGCCACCCCTCCCTTGCCCAGCCAACCCCAGCCCACCTCGCACAAACCCCCCTGCTACAGCCCGCACATG ATGCCCAGTCAGGGACCATCACAGACAGTGAGCAGTCTCGGTACAGCAG TGACCACTATGTCATCGGTTTGCCCTTTGACCCCAAGTGGCCCCTCCTTAAGCTCTGCACCATCTCCTGTAACCCCGCCTCCTCGCAGTGATGCCAGCCCCGCCCCTCCAACTCACAGTACACTAAGTCTGAACACAGG TTCATGGCATAAAAAGAATGGTGACGTTTCTAACTACATCAATGACTTTGCTGCAAGTTTGAG GAATACGGTGAGGGGAGTTAAAACAGGAATCAACCAAGCTCTTCTTGGCAGCAACCCACTTGCTACTATACAAG CCCTAGCAGCCAGTGGTGGCCAGCTGCCCATTTCCAGTCTTGAGGGCAGCAGCAAGGTGTTAATTGGTGGTTCTGGAGGCCAAGGAGCAGGTCTTCCCTCTTCCCTCTTTCTCAACCACTCCTCTTTGTTGCCAAGGGCAACAGGCACCGGCATGGGATTGGGCGGTTCAGCTCTTGCCAAAACCTCATTTCCTGTCACAGGCGGCATGAGTCCCTCCCCTTGCTCGAGCCCCATCTCTTCCTGCTCTTCCGGCGAATTGCTACACAGCCCACACTCGATAGGAGGGGCTAAAATCGAGTGA
- the LOC132102936 gene encoding POU domain, class 2, transcription factor 2-like isoform X7, giving the protein MTKNGPVASMDYSHMWLPGMCLEYQGGCQVGLFRGLLMDSLEMQGRLRSSGQEDIRMLKPVEVENPAADSPMESTDSERNGSDSNNQVQPLKINPFSLSPTLSSSPKTKVEDCGEMSPAAIQTTHAQTALPHTQLMLTGGQLAGLTALLPAQQQLLLQQAQLLAAAVQQSHAAHVANRQQAQQQASQHAAQPQSQGQSQSTQEQTAAPVPPPPHQLSLSQPIQLTAQDIQQLLQLQQLVLVQGHTLPSPAQFLLPQTQQGQQGLLSTPNLIPLPQQNQGSLLAAPPRLSLQAQREKVADSIVNTVTSHPEEPSDLEELEQFARTFKQRRIKLGFTQGDVGLAMGKLYGNDFSQTTISRFEALNLSFKNMCKLKPLLEKWLTDAVEANILQNIFCYIPQKKESHTETMSMDSTLPSPSALSSPSLGFDGLPGRRRKKRTSIETNIRVALEHSFITNQKPTSEEILLIAEKLSMEKEVIRVWFCNRRQKEKRINPSSATPPLPSQPQPTSHKPPCYSPHMMPSQGPSQTVSSLGTAVTTMSSVCPLTPSGPSLSSAPSPVTPPPRSDASPAPPTHSTLSLNTGSWHKKNGDVSNYINDFAASLSPSSQWWPAAHFQS; this is encoded by the exons ATGACAAAGAACGGTCCTGTTGCATCCATGGATTACTCTCATATGTGGTTGCCAGGTATGTGTCTGGAGTATCAGGGAGGTTGCCAGGTTGGTCTCTTCAGAGGTTTATTGATGGATTCATTAGAAATGCAGGGACGTCTGAGGTCATCAGGCCAAGAAG ATATCAGAATGTTAAAGCCAGTAGAGGTTGAGAATCCAGCGGCAGACTCTCCGATGGAGAGCACTG ACTCCGAAAGAAACGGCTCAGATTCAAATAATCAG GTTCAGCCGCTGAAAATCAACCCTTTCTCACTTTCTCCCACACTGAGCAGCAGCCCCAAG ACTAAGGTGGAGGATTGTGGTGAGATGTCTCCTGCTGCTATACAAACTACACATGCTCAGACGGCCCTTCCCCACACACAGCTGATGCTAACGGGTGGTCAGCTCGCAGGG ttGACTGCACTTTTGCCAGCACAGCAACAGCTGCTTTTACAGCAGGCGCAGCTCCTCGCTGCAGCTGTGCAGCAGTCGCATGCGGCCCACGTGGCCAATCGACAGCAAGCCCAGCAGCAGGCCAGTCAGCACGCAGCTCAGCCGCAATCGCAGGGCCAATCGCAGAGCACACAGGAACAAACCGCCGCCCCTGTCCCGCCTCCTCCTCACCAGCTTTCCCTTTCTCAGCCAATCCAGCTCACTGCGCAG gACATTCAGCAGTTGCTGCAGCTGCAGCAGTTAGTCCTCGTTCAGGGACACACTCTGCCTTCACCCGCACAGTTTCTTTTACCACAAACACAGCAAGGGCAGCAAG GGCTGCTATCAACGCCAAATCTAATTCCACTACCTCAGCAAAACCAAGGAAGCCTGCTGGCCGCTCCACCCAGACTTAGTCTTCAAGCACAG AGAGAGAAGGTTGCAGACAGCATCGTGAACACAGTGACCTCTCATCCTGAGGAGCCCAGTGATCTGGAGGAACTGGAGCAATTTGCCCGCACATTCAAACAGAGAAGGATCAAACTGGGCttcacacag GGTGATGTTGGATTGGCCATGGGGAAGCTCTATGGGAATGATTTCAGTCAGACCACGATCTCTCGCTTCGAGGCACTTAATCTCAGCTTCAAGAACATGTGCAAACTCAAACCTCTGTTGGAGAAGTGGCTGACTGACGCAG TGGaagccaacattcttcaaaatatcttctgttatattccacagaagaaagaaagtcatacag AAACAATGTCGATGGACAGCACCTTGCCAAGTCCCAGTGCTCTTTCCTCTCCTTCCCTGGGGTTTGACGGCCTGCCTGGCCGCCGTAGGAAGAAACGCACCAGCATTGAGACCAACATCCGTGTCGCTCTGGAACACAGCTTCATCACG AACCAGAAGCCTACCTCAGAGGAGATCCTACTGATCGCCGAGAAGCTCAGTATGGAGAAGGAGGTGATCCGTGTCTGGTTCTGCAATCGCCGACAGAAAGAGAAACGTATTAACCCCTCCAGTGCCACCCCTCCCTTGCCCAGCCAACCCCAGCCCACCTCGCACAAACCCCCCTGCTACAGCCCGCACATG ATGCCCAGTCAGGGACCATCACAGACAGTGAGCAGTCTCGGTACAGCAG TGACCACTATGTCATCGGTTTGCCCTTTGACCCCAAGTGGCCCCTCCTTAAGCTCTGCACCATCTCCTGTAACCCCGCCTCCTCGCAGTGATGCCAGCCCCGCCCCTCCAACTCACAGTACACTAAGTCTGAACACAGG TTCATGGCATAAAAAGAATGGTGACGTTTCTAACTACATCAATGACTTTGCTGCAAGTTTGAG CCCTAGCAGCCAGTGGTGGCCAGCTGCCCATTTCCAGTCTTGA